In the Solibacillus sp. FSL K6-1523 genome, one interval contains:
- a CDS encoding kinase, whose amino-acid sequence MALKNTLTREIKEEYKRQYLNRPFIVAIDGLGGAGKTTLVHQLKNELDHVVIIHIDDLIVEKALRYNTGHNEWFEYFQLQWDGIYLKENLFEKLHQNSKQLRLPFYNKEDDTSTFQTITIPLNCIVIIEGVFLLREEWKSYYDYIIFLDCPKEVRYERVLQRDTYIGDFEERLRKYQNRYWKAEDYYTEKQNPMKLAHRIHHS is encoded by the coding sequence ATGGCTTTGAAAAATACTTTAACACGAGAAATCAAAGAAGAATATAAAAGACAATACTTAAATAGACCTTTTATCGTAGCAATCGACGGTTTAGGTGGTGCTGGAAAAACTACGCTTGTTCATCAACTAAAAAATGAACTAGATCATGTAGTTATTATTCATATTGACGACCTTATTGTTGAAAAAGCTTTAAGATATAATACGGGTCATAATGAATGGTTTGAATATTTTCAGTTACAATGGGATGGTATTTATTTAAAAGAAAATTTATTCGAAAAACTACATCAAAACAGTAAACAATTGCGTTTGCCATTTTACAATAAAGAGGACGATACCTCGACATTCCAAACTATTACTATTCCATTAAATTGTATTGTAATCATTGAAGGTGTTTTTCTTTTGAGGGAAGAATGGAAGTCATATTATGATTATATAATATTCCTAGATTGTCCTAAGGAAGTGCGATATGAACGTGTACTTCAACGTGACACATATATAGGCGATTTTGAAGAACGTTTAAGGAAATATCAAAATAGATATTGGAAAGCAGAGGATTATTATACTGAAAAACAAAACCCTATGAAACTTGCTCATAGGATTCACCACTCATAA
- a CDS encoding LuxR C-terminal-related transcriptional regulator → MPILLRSSKTNIPQSMPETVERTRLYETFRNNTLKKVTILRAPAGYGKTTLLNQWLKHTKEQIAWVSVDFADNDPIRFWTYVVHAVANASQSDLDKVLKPLFQSQDVATFEFLIDALLHEFNAMEENLHIVMDDYHLIENTLIHQMMTQLIEQLPEHVHVYLTTRTALPLPIAKWRAKQWLCELNTDQLRFTYQEARQFYAMKNLTLHNQENLQLIVERTEGWIAGLLLASLSTNPESEQHWNMPEQPYVSEFLLQEIITTLSPPTQEFLLRTSLLNELDPSICNTLTQRIDSYELLEELEEKGLFIIRLQSAKSVFRYHHLFAEVLQNEFKRRYSVQQVTQFASETATLLHDVGDFVSAIELALQHDFFEQADLWITEHLTELYLSGQTATFMRWLHHLRSSSYTVPYEMLVMGVITSLSTSDIEVASSLMQELEIRQHTEQWMDQIENEAIANIYETVKAYAIISTGGDLQLAKEIIQKQLTKETVPSRWDEVPMQYNLFEYKLLRTSIGSKGKLPTMEDGTAIANFFRETTTIITAFSYGVSAESLYERNLIDLTKKEVELAIQYGYQYKDPGLLIPMYLLKAKIYIYEKQLISAQAMLRQVTESVKEKHWLMTLRIMQAYCYVLAGDIKNAEMELLATKTNQPFWMLVNARLLLLKEQPEDALMIVIQTKTKAQFDHQVATIIEASVLEVICHNRMGNTDIALAILHEALEQSAPYFYIRTFLDEEEIHPLLERYFKQLQEDDSKRKSISLYYLQQLQIDKSTNISFDNVLTLREQEVFNLLAEGVTNREIADQLHLSEGTVRVYLSTIYSKLGVNSRAKAILFKKQ, encoded by the coding sequence ATGCCAATTTTATTACGATCTTCTAAAACAAATATCCCTCAAAGTATGCCTGAAACTGTGGAAAGAACGAGATTATATGAAACTTTTCGAAATAATACGCTCAAAAAGGTAACGATATTACGTGCCCCCGCAGGCTATGGAAAAACAACACTACTCAATCAATGGCTCAAACATACAAAAGAGCAAATCGCATGGGTGTCTGTAGATTTTGCCGATAATGACCCCATTCGTTTTTGGACATACGTTGTACATGCGGTAGCTAATGCTAGTCAATCCGATCTTGACAAAGTGCTCAAACCACTCTTTCAATCACAAGACGTGGCTACTTTTGAATTTCTAATTGACGCGCTATTACATGAGTTCAATGCTATGGAAGAAAACTTACATATTGTAATGGACGACTATCATTTAATAGAAAATACTTTAATTCACCAAATGATGACGCAACTTATCGAGCAGCTCCCTGAACATGTCCACGTCTATCTAACGACACGCACAGCATTGCCACTACCTATTGCAAAATGGCGAGCTAAACAATGGTTATGTGAGTTGAATACGGATCAATTACGCTTTACCTATCAGGAAGCAAGACAATTTTATGCCATGAAAAATTTAACCTTACACAACCAGGAAAATCTTCAACTCATTGTGGAACGGACGGAAGGTTGGATAGCAGGCTTATTGTTGGCTAGTTTATCTACCAATCCAGAGTCGGAACAGCATTGGAATATGCCAGAACAGCCATATGTTTCTGAATTTTTATTGCAGGAAATTATTACGACTCTCTCACCACCTACACAAGAGTTTCTTCTACGTACATCGTTATTAAATGAGCTAGATCCTTCTATTTGTAATACACTTACGCAGCGAATTGATAGCTATGAACTGCTTGAAGAATTAGAAGAGAAAGGGCTTTTTATCATTCGATTACAGTCAGCAAAATCAGTTTTTCGCTACCATCATTTATTTGCGGAAGTTTTGCAAAACGAATTCAAAAGAAGGTATTCAGTACAACAAGTAACACAATTTGCTTCTGAAACAGCTACTCTCTTGCATGACGTTGGGGATTTCGTCTCAGCTATTGAACTCGCACTGCAACATGATTTTTTCGAACAGGCGGATTTATGGATTACAGAACATCTTACGGAGCTTTACTTGTCTGGCCAAACGGCAACCTTTATGCGTTGGTTGCATCATTTACGGAGTAGTTCCTATACCGTTCCCTATGAAATGCTCGTCATGGGCGTTATCACTTCTCTTTCTACATCAGATATAGAAGTAGCTTCCTCACTTATGCAGGAACTTGAAATTCGCCAACATACGGAGCAATGGATGGATCAGATAGAAAATGAAGCCATAGCGAATATTTATGAAACTGTAAAGGCATATGCCATCATATCGACAGGTGGAGATTTACAACTAGCCAAAGAAATTATCCAAAAACAACTTACCAAAGAAACTGTGCCCTCTCGTTGGGATGAAGTACCGATGCAATATAATCTTTTCGAATATAAACTGTTACGTACAAGTATAGGCTCGAAAGGAAAACTGCCAACAATGGAAGATGGAACAGCCATTGCCAATTTCTTTCGAGAAACTACTACTATTATCACAGCATTTAGCTATGGTGTATCAGCAGAATCTTTATATGAACGGAACTTAATCGACCTTACAAAGAAAGAAGTCGAATTAGCGATTCAATACGGTTACCAGTATAAGGACCCTGGCCTACTGATCCCTATGTATTTATTAAAGGCGAAAATTTATATATACGAAAAGCAATTAATTTCTGCTCAAGCTATGCTGAGACAAGTAACGGAAAGCGTCAAGGAAAAACATTGGTTGATGACCCTCCGTATAATGCAGGCTTATTGTTATGTATTAGCAGGTGATATTAAGAATGCCGAGATGGAATTACTTGCAACGAAAACAAATCAGCCCTTTTGGATGCTTGTAAACGCGCGATTATTACTATTGAAGGAACAACCTGAGGATGCTTTAATGATTGTCATCCAAACGAAAACAAAAGCACAGTTCGACCATCAAGTTGCTACTATTATAGAGGCTTCTGTTCTTGAGGTAATTTGTCATAACAGAATGGGGAATACAGACATTGCATTAGCCATTTTACATGAAGCATTAGAACAAAGCGCTCCCTATTTCTACATTCGTACATTTTTAGATGAAGAAGAAATCCATCCTCTTCTAGAACGTTATTTTAAACAATTGCAAGAAGATGATTCTAAACGGAAATCTATTTCGCTGTATTATTTACAACAGCTTCAAATAGATAAAAGCACAAACATTAGCTTTGACAATGTACTGACATTACGTGAACAAGAAGTGTTCAATTTATTAGCTGAAGGAGTTACGAATCGTGAAATCGCAGACCAGCTACACCTATCAGAAGGGACTGTGCGCGTTTACTTATCGACTATTTATAGTAAGCTTGGTGTCAACTCACGAGCAAAAGCCATACTTTTTAAGAAGCAATAA
- a CDS encoding LysR family transcriptional regulator, which produces MELKDFEIFQKVAEKGTVTEAAKELSYVQSNITSRIQKLEAELNTPLFNRHNRGMSLTPEGKKLLVYCDKILSLTNEMIKVVQSKEEPSGKLEIGTVETVIKLPTILSTYTKKYKNVDLSLFSGVTEKLQDDVLKHQIDGAFVTEIAPHPELVYHDVFQEELVLISDVNTTSIEQLIHEPFLCFGKGCGYRARLEAWYKDQHIIPQKVMEFGTLETILSSVVVGLGITFVPKSTVLHLEKKGLIHCHSLPEKYSKINTVFVRRSNSYLTSTLEKFIETIELSKGEN; this is translated from the coding sequence ATGGAATTAAAAGATTTTGAGATTTTCCAAAAGGTCGCCGAAAAAGGAACCGTTACCGAAGCCGCAAAAGAATTAAGTTATGTACAGTCAAATATTACATCGAGAATCCAAAAGCTCGAAGCGGAACTAAATACACCTTTGTTCAACCGACATAATCGGGGCATGAGTTTAACACCTGAGGGGAAAAAATTATTAGTATATTGCGATAAGATATTATCCTTAACAAACGAGATGATAAAAGTTGTGCAAAGTAAAGAGGAACCTTCTGGGAAGTTAGAAATCGGTACAGTTGAAACGGTCATTAAACTACCGACCATTCTCTCAACGTACACGAAAAAGTATAAAAATGTGGATTTGTCGCTTTTTTCTGGTGTGACTGAAAAGTTGCAAGATGATGTATTAAAACATCAGATTGACGGGGCTTTTGTGACAGAAATAGCCCCCCACCCAGAGCTTGTTTACCATGATGTTTTTCAAGAAGAGCTTGTATTAATATCCGATGTAAACACGACATCTATCGAGCAACTCATACATGAGCCATTCTTATGTTTTGGCAAGGGATGTGGTTACCGCGCAAGACTTGAAGCCTGGTATAAAGATCAACATATTATCCCTCAAAAAGTAATGGAGTTTGGCACATTAGAAACGATATTAAGCAGTGTTGTCGTCGGCCTTGGTATTACATTTGTTCCAAAATCAACCGTTTTACATTTAGAGAAAAAGGGACTCATTCACTGCCATTCTCTCCCTGAAAAATATAGCAAAATCAACACGGTTTTCGTTAGAAGATCCAACTCATACCTCACTTCAACGCTTGAAAAATTTATTGAAACGATTGAGTTGAGTAAGGGTGAGAATTAA
- a CDS encoding ABC transporter permease yields the protein MMGKLLTSDFLKIKRKGLWFLTVLGPVGVVALQMVNYGIRKDYLLQQSEDDWGYYLGNVHGFTPLALILGIAILTSFMASIENETNAWKQLIALPVSKMTVYLSKFTVLTILLFVSSSLLMVLSFAYGVYLDLGADIPYTELIKSSYYPFLASLPVLALQLWIATVSQNQAIPITAGVFGVIFAFSAYYLPDWMIWKWPSLMNEWNEPLINVALGIGVGVLLYIVGMIDFTRRDVK from the coding sequence ATGATGGGCAAACTGTTGACATCTGACTTCCTAAAAATTAAACGAAAGGGCTTATGGTTTTTAACCGTTTTAGGTCCTGTTGGTGTAGTGGCGCTACAAATGGTCAATTACGGAATAAGAAAAGACTATTTACTACAGCAAAGCGAGGATGATTGGGGCTATTATTTAGGCAATGTCCATGGGTTTACCCCACTTGCACTTATTTTGGGAATCGCCATCTTAACATCTTTCATGGCGAGTATTGAAAATGAAACGAATGCATGGAAGCAATTAATCGCTTTACCAGTATCCAAAATGACGGTGTATTTATCTAAATTTACAGTGCTCACGATCTTATTATTTGTATCTTCTTCGCTGTTGATGGTTTTATCTTTTGCTTACGGAGTGTATTTAGATTTGGGAGCGGATATTCCATATACGGAGCTAATCAAGTCTAGTTATTATCCATTTTTGGCGTCATTACCAGTATTGGCATTGCAGCTTTGGATTGCCACTGTTAGTCAAAATCAAGCGATTCCCATTACTGCTGGGGTGTTTGGTGTGATCTTTGCTTTTTCAGCATACTATTTGCCAGATTGGATGATTTGGAAATGGCCATCGTTAATGAATGAATGGAATGAACCACTCATCAATGTCGCATTAGGTATAGGTGTAGGGGTTCTATTATATATCGTTGGAATGATTGATTTCACGAGAAGGGATGTGAAATAA
- a CDS encoding DMT family transporter, with translation MKNNILLGAFLCFIASVSWGAMFPVAHHAFQYIDPFYFTIFRYGAVTVILVIILYWKEGKEAFQFEGKATSLWFFGTMAFTVYNLLIFWGEDLLGEPGVMVASIMESLMPMISIVIVWMLHRSRPYAFTLLCVLVAFIGAMLVITKGNIVAFLSATDDIIPSLLILIAVIGWVIYTMGGNQFRGWSVLRYSALSCLMGTLTAVVIVFAITLMGYVTPPTVETIKLVSPHLLFMIIFPGVIALVGWNIGVSILTPLNGLLFINFVPVTTLVISFIQGNQVTSIEIIGITFILISLISNNIYIRMNQKKKVSEQSYPANKMMKTGKLLSE, from the coding sequence ATGAAGAATAATATTTTATTAGGTGCTTTTTTATGTTTTATTGCAAGTGTGTCATGGGGAGCGATGTTTCCAGTAGCTCATCATGCTTTTCAATATATTGATCCCTTCTACTTTACTATTTTCCGTTACGGGGCAGTGACGGTTATTTTAGTAATAATTCTCTATTGGAAGGAAGGGAAAGAGGCTTTTCAATTCGAAGGAAAAGCAACATCGCTGTGGTTTTTCGGAACAATGGCATTTACAGTTTATAATTTACTCATTTTCTGGGGAGAAGATTTATTAGGTGAGCCAGGGGTAATGGTTGCATCGATTATGGAATCATTAATGCCGATGATATCCATTGTTATTGTATGGATGTTACATAGAAGTCGCCCTTATGCATTTACTCTGTTATGTGTTTTAGTAGCCTTTATCGGCGCAATGCTTGTTATTACAAAAGGGAATATCGTCGCGTTTCTTTCGGCAACGGATGATATTATTCCATCCCTTCTGATCTTAATTGCAGTCATTGGATGGGTCATTTATACAATGGGAGGAAATCAGTTTAGAGGATGGTCTGTGCTCCGCTATTCCGCGTTAAGTTGTTTAATGGGCACTTTGACTGCAGTTGTCATTGTGTTTGCAATAACGCTGATGGGATATGTTACGCCACCAACAGTTGAAACGATTAAACTGGTAAGTCCCCATTTATTATTTATGATTATTTTCCCAGGTGTTATTGCATTAGTAGGTTGGAACATTGGTGTCAGTATTTTAACGCCATTGAATGGACTGTTGTTTATTAACTTTGTTCCGGTAACAACACTTGTTATTTCATTCATCCAAGGGAATCAAGTAACTTCCATTGAAATTATTGGAATCACTTTTATTCTAATCTCTCTCATCTCGAATAATATATATATTCGAATGAATCAGAAGAAAAAGGTGTCAGAGCAATCGTATCCTGCGAACAAAATGATGAAAACTGGAAAGTTACTAAGCGAATAA
- a CDS encoding erythromycin esterase family protein produces the protein MFVLKKDWFLTVSITLSVFLAGCGSGQAEEGVAQYTSTIENIDIPDDVKVIGFGEATHGNIEFQELKKDLFQALIVNEDVRVFVLEGDFGGAQQINQFILTGNGTAEEAVNALDYSIYRTEQMIAFVQWMHDYNKSVDENEKVYFYGNDMQRYDYSKEGLLSYFGKVNGDEAKGYAAKSEHVSNETMRELTNSQLEELDATMDAILSDLQANRTAYIRQSSEESFAMASQYVQIMKQRTQLFLNDSNYAHLRDQYLAENLQWIVDFEAACGHDKVLISGHNGHIEKTSASLAGYKAMGDYLDEIYGEAYFAIGTDFIDNTFQALNGGSGERENYTLVHHNDLVDAFRDVEENIFYVDFEKASASQKLKAILSTEQKMGNVGDDFRSWYKFTKMFYTIEMIPNEAYDGLIIVKEATPTTVFN, from the coding sequence ATGTTTGTGTTAAAAAAAGATTGGTTTTTAACGGTATCAATCACCCTTTCTGTTTTTCTAGCGGGGTGTGGCAGTGGGCAGGCGGAAGAGGGTGTAGCTCAATATACATCGACAATCGAAAATATCGATATTCCTGATGATGTGAAAGTCATTGGTTTTGGTGAAGCGACACACGGTAATATTGAATTTCAGGAATTGAAAAAGGATTTATTTCAAGCATTAATAGTGAATGAAGATGTTCGTGTTTTTGTGTTAGAAGGGGACTTTGGCGGTGCGCAGCAAATTAATCAGTTTATTTTAACTGGTAATGGTACAGCGGAAGAGGCGGTTAATGCACTTGATTATAGCATTTACCGAACAGAGCAGATGATCGCGTTTGTGCAATGGATGCATGATTATAACAAGTCGGTAGATGAAAATGAGAAAGTTTATTTTTACGGCAATGATATGCAGCGCTATGACTATAGTAAAGAAGGATTACTAAGTTATTTTGGAAAAGTGAACGGGGATGAGGCGAAAGGTTATGCGGCAAAGTCGGAGCATGTTTCGAATGAGACAATGCGTGAATTAACGAACAGCCAGCTGGAGGAACTAGATGCCACAATGGATGCAATCCTATCAGATTTACAAGCAAATCGTACAGCATATATTCGGCAATCATCTGAAGAAAGCTTTGCGATGGCTTCACAATACGTACAAATAATGAAGCAACGTACACAGCTATTTTTAAATGATAGTAATTATGCCCATTTGCGAGATCAATATTTAGCAGAAAACTTGCAATGGATTGTTGATTTTGAAGCAGCGTGCGGGCATGATAAAGTGCTCATTTCGGGACATAATGGGCATATTGAAAAAACATCGGCGTCATTAGCAGGTTACAAAGCAATGGGCGATTATTTAGATGAGATTTACGGCGAGGCATATTTTGCGATTGGCACAGACTTTATCGATAATACATTCCAAGCACTAAATGGCGGATCGGGGGAGCGAGAGAATTATACACTGGTACATCATAATGATTTAGTAGATGCTTTCCGGGACGTAGAGGAAAATATTTTTTATGTAGATTTTGAGAAAGCGAGTGCATCACAAAAGTTAAAAGCAATCCTATCAACTGAACAGAAAATGGGGAATGTTGGGGATGATTTTCGCTCTTGGTATAAGTTCACAAAGATGTTTTATACGATTGAAATGATACCGAACGAAGCTTATGATGGCTTAATCATCGTGAAAGAGGCGACACCGACGACGGTTTTTAATTAA
- a CDS encoding glycine betaine ABC transporter substrate-binding protein, translating to MRKLKSLSVTLGVAISLLLTGCGNEDSKPNNENSSENTASIGEQVEYKIIGIEPGAGLTELSRNTLEEYENLKGWELIESSTAGMLVSLKQAIDNKEPIIITGWTPHWKFTAHDLKFLEDPKGTLGGVENINTLVRKGLENDLPEAYTVLDRFYWEPEDMEAVMYDAQNVSFEEAAMKWIEENRDRVNEWTEGINKVDGKEIEIVSTPWDTERASSSVIEAVLEELGYVVKVTPVDPAIMFQAIATGKADATVAPWLPSTHQSFYEKLKEDIVDLGENLKGTKNGFVVPEYMNIDSIEDLQPKE from the coding sequence ATGAGGAAATTAAAGTCGTTAAGCGTTACTTTAGGGGTTGCTATTTCATTACTTTTAACAGGGTGTGGTAATGAAGATAGTAAGCCAAATAACGAGAATTCATCAGAAAATACTGCAAGCATTGGGGAACAAGTAGAATATAAGATTATAGGTATTGAACCAGGAGCAGGGTTAACTGAACTTTCAAGAAATACTTTAGAGGAATATGAAAACTTAAAGGGTTGGGAACTTATAGAAAGTTCAACGGCTGGAATGTTAGTTTCATTGAAACAAGCTATTGATAATAAAGAACCAATTATTATTACCGGATGGACACCACACTGGAAGTTTACAGCACACGATTTGAAATTTTTGGAGGATCCTAAAGGGACATTAGGTGGAGTGGAAAATATCAATACACTTGTGCGAAAAGGCTTGGAAAATGACCTACCTGAGGCATATACAGTTCTTGATAGATTCTATTGGGAACCAGAAGATATGGAAGCTGTAATGTATGATGCGCAAAACGTTTCTTTTGAAGAGGCAGCGATGAAATGGATAGAAGAAAACCGAGATAGAGTGAATGAATGGACAGAAGGTATCAATAAAGTAGATGGAAAAGAAATTGAAATCGTGTCTACTCCATGGGATACAGAAAGGGCTTCTAGTAGTGTAATTGAAGCAGTATTAGAAGAACTAGGATACGTTGTTAAAGTGACACCAGTTGATCCTGCAATTATGTTCCAGGCAATCGCTACTGGTAAAGCGGATGCAACGGTAGCTCCTTGGTTACCGTCAACACACCAGTCTTTTTATGAAAAACTTAAGGAAGACATTGTCGATTTAGGAGAGAACTTAAAAGGTACTAAGAATGGATTTGTTGTACCGGAATATATGAATATCGACTCAATTGAGGATTTGCAACCTAAAGAATAA
- a CDS encoding PepSY domain-containing protein, with the protein MKKMIMIPALAGVLALSGVAMTGNTVEASTNGFIAMEKARAIAVKSVGGNVTDIELKRKKSGGTYEVEVQSKGYEYELVIHAKTGKILSKDKDDLDDLDDDDVIKFNKKFITAAAAEKIALKKAKGTVVKVALENDDNRVIYEIEIESNTNEYDFDIDALSGKILDFDKDKKDD; encoded by the coding sequence ATGAAAAAGATGATAATGATACCAGCATTAGCGGGTGTACTTGCGCTTAGCGGCGTTGCAATGACTGGAAACACGGTGGAAGCTTCTACTAATGGGTTCATCGCAATGGAAAAAGCAAGAGCAATTGCAGTAAAATCAGTCGGTGGAAACGTAACGGATATTGAATTAAAGCGTAAAAAATCAGGTGGGACATACGAGGTTGAGGTTCAATCGAAAGGTTACGAATATGAACTTGTAATCCATGCGAAAACAGGGAAAATTTTGAGTAAAGACAAAGACGACCTAGATGATTTAGATGACGATGATGTGATTAAATTCAATAAGAAGTTTATTACAGCTGCAGCTGCTGAGAAAATTGCGTTAAAAAAAGCAAAGGGCACTGTCGTAAAAGTGGCATTGGAAAATGACGATAATCGCGTCATCTATGAAATTGAAATTGAAAGCAATACAAATGAATACGACTTCGATATCGACGCACTTTCAGGTAAAATTCTGGATTTTGACAAAGATAAAAAAGACGATTAA
- a CDS encoding excinuclease, producing the protein MNTRYKITRLDKKGNPTLSLEECQSFFAKKSDFEYKDSFGASQDGVHMKIKGDFFMWQLEDVKIPFRFFEGKIYVAVSHPVVLEKTMKIARLLEANYIEG; encoded by the coding sequence ATGAATACACGATACAAAATTACACGTCTTGATAAAAAGGGGAATCCAACACTAAGCTTAGAGGAATGCCAAAGCTTCTTCGCGAAAAAATCAGATTTCGAATACAAAGATTCATTTGGTGCGAGTCAAGACGGTGTACATATGAAGATTAAAGGCGACTTTTTCATGTGGCAATTAGAAGATGTAAAAATCCCATTCCGCTTTTTTGAAGGTAAAATTTACGTAGCAGTTTCACATCCAGTTGTTTTAGAAAAAACGATGAAAATTGCACGTTTACTCGAAGCAAATTATATTGAAGGATAA
- a CDS encoding ABC transporter permease yields MHKILQSEWYKLRKSKMIPLIFAAPIIGLFIGLAVNYEEYLGMNKWYFALISMNLTYALLFLPLISGILASIICRYEHQAGGWKQLLALPVTRGRVFVAKYVLIMLLIMTMQVLYLMSIYAVGMVKGYTDPFPLEIVWKSIFGGWVATFPLVALQLWMSIMFKSFAAPFAVNVIFTLPAIIVANSEQFGPYYPWVQPFFMMNIGGNTGDVFFVPWDQLLTVVGGSFLLFFIGGYLYFQRKTI; encoded by the coding sequence ATGCACAAGATACTGCAGTCTGAATGGTATAAATTAAGAAAATCGAAAATGATCCCGCTAATTTTTGCGGCACCGATAATCGGGCTTTTTATAGGATTAGCGGTCAATTATGAGGAATATCTCGGTATGAATAAATGGTATTTTGCATTAATTTCGATGAATTTAACGTATGCATTATTATTTTTGCCACTTATTTCGGGTATTTTAGCAAGCATCATTTGTCGATATGAGCATCAAGCTGGTGGCTGGAAACAACTTTTAGCATTGCCTGTCACTAGGGGAAGAGTATTTGTAGCGAAGTATGTATTAATCATGCTACTAATTATGACGATGCAAGTATTATATTTAATGTCTATATACGCGGTAGGCATGGTAAAAGGTTATACAGATCCATTTCCGCTCGAAATTGTTTGGAAAAGTATTTTTGGAGGATGGGTAGCGACTTTTCCCTTAGTTGCATTGCAATTGTGGATGTCCATCATGTTTAAAAGCTTTGCTGCTCCGTTTGCAGTGAACGTCATTTTTACCTTACCAGCGATAATCGTTGCGAATTCTGAACAATTTGGTCCTTACTATCCGTGGGTACAACCCTTTTTTATGATGAATATAGGAGGGAACACAGGCGATGTATTTTTTGTACCATGGGATCAATTATTAACGGTTGTAGGTGGTAGTTTTCTGTTATTTTTCATTGGCGGCTATTTATACTTCCAACGAAAAACGATTTAA